In the genome of Porphyrobacter sp. ULC335, one region contains:
- a CDS encoding GNAT family N-acetyltransferase, whose amino-acid sequence MSDESVKLTITHHVAGQGGRYVAMLQGEAEEGYLEWEPGAVRDGKEVRIAAHTIVPRAIGGRGVAGALVERLVEDAQRQGFLIRPDCSYVARKFSENPGWAALKA is encoded by the coding sequence GTGAGCGATGAAAGCGTAAAGCTGACAATCACCCACCACGTGGCCGGACAAGGCGGGCGCTATGTCGCCATGCTCCAGGGCGAGGCGGAGGAAGGCTATCTCGAATGGGAGCCCGGCGCGGTGCGTGACGGCAAGGAAGTCCGCATCGCTGCCCACACCATCGTCCCGCGCGCCATCGGCGGGCGCGGAGTGGCGGGCGCACTGGTCGAGCGGCTGGTGGAGGATGCGCAGCGGCAGGGCTTCCTGATCCGCCCCGATTGCTCCTACGTCGCGCGCAAGTTCTCCGAGAACCCGGGCTGGGCCGCACTGAAGGCCTGA
- the petA gene encoding ubiquinol-cytochrome c reductase iron-sulfur subunit, whose protein sequence is MATDTAATNQLSTEDGVRRRDWIHIAALSTAGVGGASLLFPLVSQMAPSEDVLAASTTEIDVGAIQPGQSIKATFRKQPLFVKRLTPEEIARAKADDATDMRDPATLSTRTKTGHEDVLVTMGVCTHLGCVPLGAAEGENKGEFGGYFCPCHGSHYDVAGRIRKGPAPKNLLVPEYEFTSDTVIRVG, encoded by the coding sequence ATGGCTACTGACACGGCCGCTACCAACCAACTCAGCACCGAGGACGGCGTGCGCCGCCGCGACTGGATCCATATCGCCGCGCTCAGCACGGCGGGCGTGGGCGGGGCTTCGCTCCTGTTCCCGCTGGTCAGCCAGATGGCACCTTCGGAAGACGTTCTGGCCGCCAGCACGACCGAAATCGATGTCGGCGCGATCCAGCCCGGCCAGAGCATCAAGGCAACCTTCCGCAAGCAGCCGCTCTTCGTGAAGCGCCTCACGCCTGAGGAAATCGCCCGTGCCAAGGCCGACGACGCCACCGACATGCGCGATCCGGCAACCCTTTCGACCCGCACCAAGACCGGCCATGAAGACGTGCTCGTCACCATGGGCGTGTGCACCCACCTCGGCTGCGTGCCGCTGGGCGCCGCCGAGGGCGAGAACAAGGGCGAGTTCGGCGGATATTTCTGCCCCTGCCATGGTTCGCACTACGACGTGGCCGGACGCATCCGGAAGGGCCCCGCCCCCAAGAACCTTCTCGTGCCCGAATACGAGTTCACTTCCGACACGGTCATCCGCGTCGGGTGA
- the pepN gene encoding aminopeptidase N: MDIATTPTTPDGNPEIADAAPTPHEPPVIRREDYRPYPWLVPTTHLDFRLGLTETTVTATLHVERNPAADASPELRLDGDSLTAQSVTVDGIAAEWRMDGPDLVVMLSGSKHTVEVVTTIDPSANTQLMGLYASNGMLCTQCESEGFRRITFFPDRPDVLSTYGVRMEGDKAAFPILLCNGNRTATGENADGTHWAEWHDPWPKPSYLFALVAGDLVANSKPFTTRSGRAVECNVWVRAEDIERTDHALESLHRSMEWDEQVFGREYDLDLYNIVAVSDFNMGAMENKGLNVFNTKYVLADPDTATDADFDAVEGVIAHEYFHNWSGNRITCRDWFQLSLKEGFTVLRDQLFSQDMRGEAVKRIEDVRILRAAQFPEDAGPLAHPIRPDSYREISNFYTATVYNKGAEVIRMMRSMVGAERFRAGTDLYFDRHDGEAATCEDFITAIEDGAGIDLTQFRRWYSQAGTPRVAVSQVVNGNTLTLTLKQTVPATPGQPDKLPMPIPLKLAVHARSGTLGAEQLVVLEDDEQSFDLPLAGADPVVSINRGYTAPVVIERDLAREDLVFLAAHDDDPFARSEALQELAVTHLVGTASGSLSAEEQAAGEAAIIGAFRSSLADNALEDAMRGELMVLPSETYLFEVMATGERKADPGAIHTAREGLKAAIGTALSAELQALHARASAVMLDDPAGRGARKVKTIALGLIAASDPARAAELAAWQYDVADNMTDRQGALMVLCGLDHPARPEKLAAFYDRYRGNALVIDKWFTLQALSLHPDVIAHVRALAEHPDFTVKNPNRVRSLHMAFAGNPKGFHKADGEGYRMVADVILALDPINPQTAARFVPALGRWRRIEPGRAALMKAELERILAAGNLSRDTFEQVSRSLEG, translated from the coding sequence ATGGACATTGCAACGACCCCCACCACACCCGACGGCAACCCTGAAATCGCGGATGCGGCCCCCACCCCGCACGAGCCGCCTGTGATCCGGCGCGAGGATTACCGGCCCTACCCCTGGCTGGTGCCGACGACCCACCTCGATTTCCGGCTCGGGCTGACGGAGACCACTGTCACCGCCACCCTTCATGTTGAGCGCAATCCGGCCGCCGACGCCTCGCCCGAACTGCGGCTCGATGGCGACAGTCTGACCGCGCAGAGCGTGACCGTAGATGGCATCGCGGCCGAGTGGCGGATGGATGGCCCCGATCTTGTCGTCATGCTTTCTGGCAGCAAGCACACGGTCGAAGTCGTCACCACTATCGACCCAAGCGCCAACACCCAGCTGATGGGCCTCTATGCCTCGAACGGGATGCTCTGCACCCAGTGCGAATCGGAAGGCTTCCGCCGCATCACCTTCTTCCCCGACCGGCCTGACGTGCTGTCGACCTATGGCGTGCGGATGGAGGGCGACAAGGCCGCTTTCCCGATCCTGCTGTGCAACGGCAACCGTACCGCCACGGGCGAGAACGCGGATGGCACCCACTGGGCCGAGTGGCACGACCCGTGGCCCAAACCGTCCTACCTGTTCGCTCTGGTCGCGGGCGATCTGGTGGCGAATTCCAAGCCCTTCACCACCCGCTCGGGCCGCGCTGTCGAATGCAACGTCTGGGTGCGTGCGGAGGACATCGAACGCACCGATCACGCTCTGGAATCGCTCCACCGCTCGATGGAATGGGACGAACAGGTGTTCGGCCGCGAATACGACCTTGATCTCTACAACATCGTCGCCGTGTCCGACTTCAACATGGGGGCGATGGAGAACAAGGGGCTCAACGTCTTCAACACGAAATACGTGCTGGCCGATCCCGACACCGCGACCGACGCTGATTTCGACGCGGTCGAAGGCGTGATCGCGCACGAGTATTTCCACAACTGGTCGGGCAACCGCATCACCTGCCGCGACTGGTTCCAGCTCTCGCTGAAGGAAGGCTTCACCGTGCTGCGTGATCAGCTATTCTCGCAGGATATGCGGGGCGAGGCGGTCAAGCGGATCGAGGATGTGCGCATCCTGCGCGCCGCGCAGTTCCCCGAGGATGCGGGGCCGCTTGCCCACCCGATCCGGCCTGACAGCTACCGCGAGATCAGCAACTTCTACACCGCGACCGTTTATAACAAGGGCGCCGAAGTGATCCGCATGATGCGCAGCATGGTGGGCGCCGAACGGTTCCGCGCGGGCACCGACCTTTATTTCGACCGGCACGACGGCGAGGCGGCGACCTGCGAGGATTTCATCACAGCGATCGAGGACGGGGCGGGGATCGACCTCACGCAGTTCCGGCGCTGGTATTCGCAGGCTGGCACGCCGCGCGTTGCGGTGTCGCAGGTGGTGAATGGCAATACCCTCACCCTGACGCTGAAGCAGACCGTGCCGGCCACCCCCGGCCAGCCCGACAAGCTGCCGATGCCGATTCCGCTCAAGCTGGCGGTGCATGCGCGCAGCGGCACGCTCGGCGCGGAGCAGCTGGTGGTTCTGGAGGATGACGAACAGAGCTTCGACCTGCCGCTCGCAGGGGCCGATCCGGTGGTCTCGATCAACCGTGGCTACACCGCTCCGGTGGTGATCGAGCGTGATCTGGCGCGCGAGGACCTCGTGTTTCTCGCCGCGCATGACGATGATCCCTTCGCCCGTTCGGAGGCGTTGCAGGAACTGGCCGTCACGCATCTTGTCGGCACGGCCAGCGGGTCTTTGTCGGCGGAAGAGCAGGCCGCGGGCGAAGCGGCGATCATCGGTGCGTTCCGCTCCAGCCTCGCCGACAACGCGCTAGAGGATGCGATGCGCGGCGAGCTGATGGTGCTGCCATCGGAAACTTACCTTTTCGAGGTGATGGCCACGGGCGAACGCAAGGCTGATCCGGGTGCGATCCACACAGCGCGCGAAGGCTTGAAGGCGGCCATCGGCACGGCGCTCTCGGCCGAGTTGCAGGCGCTCCATGCCCGCGCTTCGGCGGTGATGCTGGACGATCCGGCGGGCCGCGGCGCGCGCAAGGTCAAGACCATCGCGCTCGGCCTGATCGCCGCATCCGATCCGGCCCGTGCGGCAGAGCTGGCAGCGTGGCAATATGACGTGGCGGACAATATGACCGACCGGCAGGGCGCGCTGATGGTGCTGTGCGGCCTCGATCACCCCGCGCGTCCCGAAAAGCTGGCGGCGTTCTATGACCGCTACCGGGGCAATGCGCTGGTCATCGACAAGTGGTTCACGCTTCAGGCGCTGTCACTCCACCCCGATGTGATCGCCCATGTCCGCGCGCTGGCCGAGCATCCCGATTTCACGGTGAAGAACCCCAACCGCGTGCGGTCCTTGCATATGGCCTTCGCCGGCAATCCCAAGGGCTTCCACAAAGCTGATGGCGAGGGCTACCGGATGGTCGCCGACGTGATCCTTGCGCTTGATCCGATCAACCCGCAGACGGCGGCGCGGTTCGTCCCGGCGCTCGGGCGCTGGCGGCGGATCGAGCCGGGGCGGGCGGCGCTGATGAAGGCCGAGCTTGAGCGCATCCTGGCGGCCGGCAACCTCTCGCGCGATACTTTCGAACAGGTCAGCCGCAGTCTGGAGGGCTGA
- a CDS encoding PH domain-containing protein, which yields MNHTPAPAPAGYPLDDALHDDGGELTKLHRNYAHAMRVRATLTSIPFLIGALVLETAFRGQGLFPSGIIAGPVLLIALALIIRVPSTRYNARGYQISADRLRVVRGLMFRSDTVVPFGRVQHIDVHQGPLDRFFGIATLTLHTAGNHNASVSLPGLGEPLAREMREDIRAHIRRETL from the coding sequence ATGAATCACACCCCTGCGCCCGCACCCGCCGGTTACCCGCTCGACGATGCCTTGCACGACGATGGGGGCGAGCTGACAAAGCTTCATCGCAACTATGCCCACGCCATGCGGGTGCGCGCGACGCTGACATCGATCCCGTTTCTGATCGGCGCGCTGGTGCTAGAAACCGCATTTCGCGGTCAGGGCCTGTTCCCGAGCGGGATCATTGCCGGCCCCGTGCTGCTGATCGCGCTGGCGCTGATCATCCGCGTCCCTTCGACCCGCTATAACGCGCGCGGTTACCAGATCAGCGCTGACCGGCTGCGGGTGGTGCGCGGGCTGATGTTCCGTTCCGACACCGTGGTGCCGTTCGGGCGGGTGCAGCATATCGACGTGCATCAGGGCCCGCTCGACCGGTTCTTCGGGATCGCCACGCTGACCTTGCACACTGCGGGCAACCACAATGCCAGCGTGTCCCTGCCCGGTCTCGGCGAGCCACTGGCGCGCGAGATGCGCGAGGATATCCGCGCGCATATCCGGCGCGAGACGCTATGA
- a CDS encoding cytochrome b, with the protein MSFAWAKQYEPKTALTKWIDEKLPFPRLVYNAVGAGYPVPRNLNYMWNFGVLAGFCLMLQIVTGVVLAMHYAANQTVAFGTVEHIMRNVNYGWMLRYAHANGASFFFIVIYLHIFRGFFYSSYKAPREMIWLLGVVIFLLMMATAFMGYVLPWGQMSFWGAQVITGLFTAIPFVGEPLQVWLLGGFAPDNAALNRFFSLHFLLPFVIAGVVILHIWALHIPGSSNPTGVEVKQESDTVPFHPYYTAKDGFGLGVFLIAFTLMVFFLPNALGHPDNYIEANPLSTPALIVPEWYFYPFYAILRAFTGDLTIPFTGIVLVPAKLLGVIGMFGAILVWFFLPWLDKSPVRSGHYRPLFRKFFWFGLIPTMAALFYLGGAHAEEPYIMLSQIFTAYYFMHFLVILPIISQIEVPKPLPFSITEAVVGGDKPGGTSGGGKIDPETVVEGLPGTATDGSLQPAE; encoded by the coding sequence ATGAGTTTCGCCTGGGCCAAGCAGTACGAACCGAAAACCGCTCTTACCAAGTGGATCGACGAGAAACTTCCGTTTCCGCGTCTGGTCTACAACGCGGTAGGGGCCGGCTATCCGGTTCCGCGCAACCTCAACTACATGTGGAACTTCGGCGTGCTCGCCGGCTTCTGCCTGATGCTGCAGATTGTCACCGGCGTCGTGCTGGCGATGCATTATGCTGCCAACCAGACTGTCGCCTTCGGGACGGTCGAGCACATCATGCGCAACGTCAATTACGGCTGGATGCTGCGTTACGCCCACGCCAACGGCGCGAGCTTCTTCTTCATCGTGATTTACCTGCACATTTTCCGCGGGTTCTTCTATTCGTCCTACAAGGCCCCGCGCGAGATGATCTGGCTGCTGGGCGTGGTGATCTTCCTGCTCATGATGGCGACCGCCTTCATGGGCTACGTCCTGCCGTGGGGCCAGATGAGCTTCTGGGGCGCACAGGTCATCACCGGTCTGTTCACCGCGATCCCGTTCGTGGGTGAGCCGCTGCAAGTGTGGCTGCTGGGCGGCTTCGCGCCGGACAACGCCGCGCTGAACCGCTTCTTCTCGCTGCACTTCCTGCTGCCCTTCGTGATCGCGGGTGTTGTCATCCTGCACATCTGGGCGCTGCACATCCCGGGCTCGTCGAACCCGACCGGCGTGGAAGTGAAGCAGGAATCGGACACCGTGCCGTTCCACCCCTACTACACCGCCAAGGACGGCTTCGGCCTTGGCGTGTTCCTGATCGCCTTCACCCTGATGGTGTTCTTCCTGCCCAACGCGCTTGGCCACCCGGACAACTACATCGAGGCGAACCCGCTCTCGACCCCGGCGCTGATCGTTCCGGAATGGTATTTCTATCCGTTCTACGCGATCCTGCGTGCCTTCACCGGTGACCTCACCATTCCCTTCACCGGCATCGTTTTGGTCCCGGCCAAGCTGCTCGGCGTGATCGGGATGTTCGGTGCGATCCTGGTGTGGTTCTTCCTGCCCTGGCTCGACAAGAGCCCGGTGCGCTCGGGTCACTACCGTCCGCTGTTCCGCAAGTTCTTCTGGTTCGGCCTGATCCCGACCATGGCGGCGCTGTTCTACCTGGGTGGTGCACACGCGGAAGAGCCGTACATCATGCTCAGCCAGATCTTCACGGCTTACTACTTCATGCACTTCCTGGTGATCCTGCCGATCATCAGCCAGATTGAAGTGCCCAAGCCCCTGCCCTTCTCGATCACCGAAGCGGTGGTCGGCGGGGACAAGCCCGGCGGCACGTCGGGTGGCGGGAAGATCGATCCTGAAACCGTTGTCGAGGGTCTGCCCGGCACCGCTACCGATGGTTCGCTGCAGCCCGCCGAGTAA
- a CDS encoding threonine aldolase family protein gives MTLSKPFLSDNAAAVHPKLWDAMRRADQPDNPYDGDALSAELDARFTALFGRDCAALWVATGTAANCLALATMCAPHGGVVCHREAHIEVDEGGAPGFFLHGAKLMLAEGEGAKLTPADIAALIDPIRNDVHQVQPHAIAITQASEYGRTYSPSELADLGAFAKERRLGLHMDGARFANAAAFLGGSPEAAARAASGPVDSLAFGFIKNGGMGAEAVVLFDPEAAMQVRYRRKRAGHLQCKGRYLAAQILAMLDDGLWLANAAHANAAAQEVAAGCADRLLHPVEANELFVHLTEAERAALRAQDFAFYDWGPESARFVTAWNTRSEDAVALGKAIAAL, from the coding sequence ATGACCCTGTCCAAGCCTTTCCTGTCCGACAACGCCGCCGCCGTCCACCCCAAGCTGTGGGATGCGATGCGCCGCGCCGACCAACCGGACAACCCGTACGACGGAGACGCGCTTTCTGCCGAGCTGGACGCGCGCTTCACCGCGCTGTTCGGCCGTGATTGTGCGGCGCTGTGGGTGGCAACAGGGACGGCGGCGAACTGCCTCGCGCTCGCCACGATGTGCGCGCCCCACGGTGGGGTTGTGTGCCACCGCGAGGCGCATATCGAGGTCGACGAGGGCGGCGCGCCCGGGTTCTTCCTGCACGGCGCCAAGCTGATGCTGGCAGAGGGCGAGGGCGCGAAGCTGACCCCGGCCGATATCGCCGCGCTGATTGATCCGATCCGCAACGATGTGCACCAGGTGCAGCCGCACGCCATCGCGATCACGCAGGCGAGCGAATATGGCCGCACCTACTCGCCGTCCGAATTGGCGGACCTGGGCGCGTTTGCGAAGGAACGCCGCCTCGGCCTGCATATGGACGGCGCGCGCTTTGCCAATGCGGCGGCGTTTCTGGGCGGCTCGCCCGAAGCAGCGGCGCGGGCGGCGAGCGGCCCGGTCGACAGCCTTGCCTTCGGCTTCATCAAGAATGGCGGGATGGGGGCGGAAGCCGTGGTGCTGTTCGATCCCGAAGCCGCGATGCAGGTCCGCTATCGCCGCAAGCGTGCCGGACACCTGCAATGCAAGGGCCGCTACCTCGCCGCGCAGATCCTCGCGATGCTCGACGACGGTCTGTGGCTCGCCAATGCCGCGCACGCCAACGCGGCAGCGCAGGAGGTCGCCGCGGGTTGCGCTGACCGCCTGCTCCACCCGGTCGAGGCGAACGAGCTGTTCGTGCATCTGACCGAGGCTGAACGGGCCGCGCTGCGGGCGCAGGATTTTGCCTTCTATGATTGGGGGCCGGAGTCGGCCCGCTTCGTCACCGCGTGGAACACCCGTTCGGAGGATGCGGTCGCGCTCGGCAAGGCCATCGCCGCATTATGA
- a CDS encoding PH domain-containing protein: MTEPQRTAPVSVVLGALGSLRSAIVPAIAIAFSGIGGDGRFLIAIGVGVVAAAIGIASSYIGWRRLTYTIGEQDIRVESGIFSRDARSVPYERIQDVSLEAKPLPRLFGLVSVKFETGAGGADDLALEYLTSAEGERLRQLVRERREEEAAASADPSAPAASPGVEEGEVLYALTPGRLVTFGLFEFSLAVFAVLGGLLQYVDNVTDIDVWNVDLWRSWLEEQGSVVAGLGPYVQAAGALAGLIGLVVVGSATGVVRTGLRDWGFSLTRSARGFRRQRGLLTRTDVVMPAHRVQGLVIGTGLVRYRFGWHSLSFVSLAQDAEGESHVVAPFAKMEEIAPIVSAAGFRLPGEDTAWRRASKRQRTDKTLLDAAIFVIPTIATAIFAPSGLFLIPLGLAVLGVAANLYAWEFRRHAIDGTQVYASHGFLSPTQTIATRLKLHSVEIAQGPLARWRGYATVHLGLAGGSFAMQGVPLAEARSLRASVLETIAATDYSRLDAPLEDSADQAFSAAQPGFSENLRAT, from the coding sequence ATGACCGAACCGCAACGCACCGCGCCGGTCAGTGTTGTTCTCGGCGCGCTTGGCAGCCTGCGCAGCGCCATCGTCCCCGCTATCGCCATCGCCTTTTCGGGGATCGGCGGCGACGGGCGGTTCCTGATCGCCATCGGGGTCGGCGTGGTGGCGGCCGCGATCGGAATCGCCTCCAGCTATATCGGCTGGAGACGTCTGACCTACACCATCGGCGAACAGGACATTCGCGTTGAAAGCGGCATCTTCAGCCGTGATGCGCGCTCGGTGCCCTATGAACGCATTCAGGATGTCAGCCTGGAGGCCAAACCCCTGCCGCGCCTGTTCGGGCTGGTCTCGGTCAAGTTTGAAACAGGGGCGGGCGGGGCGGATGACCTTGCGCTCGAATACCTTACCTCTGCCGAGGGCGAGCGCCTGCGCCAGCTGGTGCGCGAGCGGCGCGAGGAAGAGGCCGCTGCCAGCGCCGATCCTTCCGCGCCCGCGGCCTCTCCCGGCGTAGAGGAGGGTGAGGTGCTCTACGCCCTCACGCCCGGGCGGCTCGTCACCTTTGGCCTGTTCGAATTCTCGCTCGCGGTGTTCGCGGTGCTCGGCGGTCTGCTGCAATATGTCGACAACGTCACCGATATAGATGTCTGGAATGTCGACCTGTGGCGCAGCTGGCTGGAGGAGCAGGGCAGCGTCGTCGCCGGACTTGGCCCCTATGTGCAGGCGGCAGGCGCTCTGGCAGGACTGATCGGGCTGGTGGTGGTCGGCTCTGCCACCGGCGTGGTGCGCACGGGTTTGCGCGACTGGGGCTTCAGCCTGACCCGCTCGGCACGCGGCTTCCGGCGGCAACGCGGATTGCTGACCCGCACCGATGTGGTGATGCCCGCGCACCGCGTGCAGGGGTTGGTGATCGGCACCGGCCTGGTGCGCTACCGCTTCGGCTGGCATTCGCTGAGCTTTGTCAGCCTCGCGCAGGATGCCGAGGGAGAGAGCCACGTGGTCGCTCCCTTCGCCAAGATGGAGGAGATCGCGCCGATCGTCAGCGCGGCGGGCTTCCGCCTGCCGGGCGAAGACACCGCATGGCGCCGCGCCAGCAAGCGCCAGCGCACCGACAAGACGCTGCTTGATGCGGCGATCTTCGTGATCCCGACCATCGCGACAGCGATCTTTGCGCCGTCCGGCCTGTTCCTGATCCCGCTCGGCCTCGCGGTGCTGGGAGTGGCGGCCAACCTTTATGCGTGGGAGTTCCGCCGCCATGCCATCGACGGCACGCAGGTCTATGCCAGCCACGGCTTCCTCTCGCCCACCCAGACGATTGCGACGCGGCTGAAGCTCCACTCGGTCGAGATTGCGCAGGGGCCGTTGGCGCGCTGGCGCGGCTATGCGACGGTGCATCTCGGGCTGGCAGGCGGCAGTTTCGCGATGCAGGGCGTCCCGCTGGCCGAGGCGCGCAGTCTTCGCGCCAGCGTGCTCGAAACCATCGCCGCGACCGATTATTCGCGGCTTGATGCCCCGCTGGAAGACAGCGCGGATCAGGCCTTCAGTGCGGCCCAGCCCGGGTTCTCGGAGAACTTGCGCGCGACGTAG
- a CDS encoding SDR family NAD(P)-dependent oxidoreductase: MANLLIFGLGYTATRIAVAMHTHGWQVAATGSAGDIAFANRDAVLAAVGEATHILSSVPPDRASGGDPVLEAYGDAIHGKALFYLSSTGVYGDRAGAWVDEATPTIAQSGEGRRNARAEADLAWLTMGARVFRLPGIYGPGRSALDRVKEGKARRIDLPDQVFSRVHVDDIASGVVAALTQDAPAGAYNLGDDLPCSGNEVTEHACRLLGLPLPPLESLEEANLSDMARGFYMENRRVANGKAKRVLGWEPAYPTYVEGLAALL, encoded by the coding sequence ATGGCGAACCTCCTGATCTTCGGCCTCGGCTACACCGCGACCCGAATCGCCGTCGCCATGCACACGCACGGGTGGCAGGTCGCGGCAACGGGGAGCGCGGGCGACATCGCCTTTGCCAACCGCGACGCGGTGCTGGCGGCCGTTGGGGAAGCAACGCATATCCTCTCCTCCGTCCCGCCCGACCGCGCGTCAGGCGGCGATCCGGTGCTCGAAGCCTATGGCGATGCGATACACGGCAAGGCCCTGTTCTACCTCTCCTCCACCGGCGTCTATGGCGACCGCGCCGGGGCGTGGGTGGATGAGGCGACGCCCACCATCGCGCAATCCGGCGAAGGCCGCCGCAATGCCCGCGCCGAGGCGGATCTGGCGTGGCTCACCATGGGCGCGCGGGTATTCCGCCTGCCCGGGATCTACGGGCCGGGGCGCAGTGCGTTGGACCGCGTGAAGGAGGGCAAGGCCCGCCGGATCGACTTGCCGGATCAGGTGTTCAGCCGCGTCCATGTCGACGATATCGCCAGCGGGGTCGTCGCCGCGCTGACGCAGGATGCGCCCGCAGGAGCCTACAACCTCGGCGACGATCTCCCGTGCAGCGGCAACGAGGTGACGGAGCACGCCTGCCGCCTGCTCGGCCTGCCGCTGCCGCCGCTGGAGTCGCTCGAAGAGGCCAACCTCTCGGACATGGCGCGCGGCTTCTATATGGAGAACCGCCGCGTCGCGAACGGCAAAGCCAAGCGGGTGCTGGGGTGGGAGCCCGCCTATCCGACCTATGTGGAAGGTTTAGCGGCGCTGCTTTGA
- the pgeF gene encoding peptidoglycan editing factor PgeF — protein sequence MTAFQIEDSPLLAGIPHGFFGSAGGVHQFGFGGPGDAAEVRSLRAAAAEAILPGGQLAAPHQVHSPDVVTVSDAWDDAAEGRPVADAVVTATPGIVLGIVTADCGPILFADAQAGIIGAAHAGWRGAVDGVLENTIAAMEALGARRGHIAAVLGPTIAQASYEVDPAFRTQFAAGAERFFAPAPEREGVARWHFDLPGFIMGQLAASGLSKIADTGRDTFSHVARYHSHRRSTQAREANYGRQISMIALP from the coding sequence GTGACAGCCTTCCAGATCGAGGATTCGCCGCTGCTGGCAGGTATCCCGCACGGCTTCTTCGGCAGTGCCGGGGGCGTGCACCAGTTCGGCTTCGGCGGTCCGGGTGATGCGGCAGAGGTCCGGTCGTTGAGGGCGGCGGCGGCCGAGGCAATCCTGCCCGGCGGCCAGCTTGCCGCGCCGCATCAGGTGCATTCGCCCGATGTGGTGACCGTCAGCGATGCATGGGATGATGCGGCCGAGGGTCGCCCGGTCGCCGATGCGGTGGTGACGGCGACTCCGGGCATCGTACTGGGAATTGTCACCGCCGATTGCGGTCCGATCCTGTTTGCCGACGCGCAAGCGGGCATCATCGGGGCGGCCCATGCCGGATGGCGCGGGGCGGTGGACGGCGTGCTCGAGAACACGATTGCCGCCATGGAGGCACTGGGCGCGCGGCGCGGGCACATCGCGGCTGTCCTCGGGCCAACCATTGCGCAAGCCAGCTACGAGGTCGATCCGGCCTTCCGCACGCAGTTCGCCGCCGGAGCCGAGCGCTTTTTCGCCCCCGCGCCGGAGCGTGAGGGCGTCGCCCGATGGCATTTCGACTTGCCCGGCTTCATCATGGGTCAGCTCGCCGCGTCGGGGCTTAGCAAAATTGCGGATACGGGCCGGGATACATTCTCCCATGTCGCGCGTTACCATTCCCACAGGCGCTCCACGCAGGCGCGCGAGGCGAATTATGGGCGTCAGATCAGTATGATCGCGCTGCCCTGA
- a CDS encoding DMT family transporter, with amino-acid sequence MSNAAVPAMLSPRVLIPFMLTGTIWGSTWFVITGQIADVPAAWGVFYRFMLATPALFVLALAMGNRLKLNRAEHMLALGVGIAQFSGNFLFVYHAESHITSGIVAVMFALLMVPNAIFAKVFIGEKVQGGFVGGSLVAIAGVAMLLVHEWNAAPLGGNVGLGIVLAIGGMLAASIANVVQANPTGRGVPMVSLLAWAMLYGTTFDLGYALLTAGPPQIPTAWEFWAGTAYLAIIGSVVTFPLHYNLVREIGAGRTAYNGIVTVCVAMLLSTLFEGFKWDALSAGGMALALIGMGLALRSKQRR; translated from the coding sequence ATGAGCAACGCCGCCGTGCCCGCGATGCTCAGCCCGCGCGTGCTGATCCCCTTCATGCTGACGGGGACGATCTGGGGTTCGACCTGGTTCGTCATCACCGGCCAGATCGCCGATGTGCCTGCGGCTTGGGGTGTGTTCTACCGCTTCATGCTGGCGACCCCGGCGCTGTTCGTGCTGGCACTGGCGATGGGCAACCGGCTGAAGCTGAACCGCGCGGAGCATATGCTGGCGCTGGGCGTCGGCATCGCGCAATTCAGCGGCAACTTCCTGTTCGTCTATCATGCGGAGAGCCACATCACCTCCGGCATCGTCGCGGTGATGTTTGCGCTGCTGATGGTGCCCAATGCGATCTTCGCCAAGGTGTTCATCGGCGAGAAGGTGCAGGGCGGCTTCGTCGGTGGCAGCCTTGTGGCGATTGCGGGCGTGGCAATGCTGCTGGTGCATGAATGGAACGCGGCACCGCTCGGCGGTAACGTCGGCCTCGGCATCGTGCTGGCGATTGGCGGGATGCTGGCCGCCTCGATTGCCAATGTGGTGCAGGCCAACCCCACCGGGCGCGGGGTGCCGATGGTGAGCCTGCTGGCCTGGGCGATGCTTTACGGCACGACCTTCGACCTCGGCTATGCACTGCTGACAGCAGGCCCGCCGCAAATTCCGACCGCTTGGGAGTTCTGGGCCGGGACGGCCTATCTGGCGATCATCGGCTCGGTGGTGACCTTCCCGCTGCACTACAATCTGGTGCGCGAAATCGGTGCGGGGCGCACGGCCTATAACGGGATCGTCACGGTGTGCGTGGCGATGCTGCTGTCGACCCTGTTCGAAGGGTTCAAGTGGGACGCGCTGTCGGCAGGCGGCATGGCGCTGGCGCTGATCGGCATGGGCTTGGCCCTTCGGTCAAAGCAGCGCCGCTAA